In a single window of the Catalinimonas alkaloidigena genome:
- the cobA gene encoding uroporphyrinogen-III C-methyltransferase, producing MQKKLTLVGAGPGDPELISLKGVRALQQADVVLYDALVHPDLLEYVSPRAHQVFVGKRAGHHYLAQEEINRLIVQYATQYGHVVRLKGGDPFVFGRGHEELTYAREHGLEVSVVPGISSATSLAALQEVPLTCRGVNESFWVLTGTTKAGTLSEDVALAARSSATVIVLMGVNKLTEIAAQFSTRGKGDLPVMIIQNGSLPDERVILGTVDTIVSIAQTEGIGSPAILVFGQVVALHPKFTLEYALSYAQPA from the coding sequence ATGCAGAAGAAACTCACGTTGGTCGGAGCCGGACCAGGCGACCCGGAACTCATCAGCCTGAAGGGCGTTCGCGCGCTGCAACAGGCCGATGTGGTGCTGTACGACGCGCTGGTGCATCCTGACCTGCTTGAGTACGTGTCGCCCCGCGCGCACCAAGTATTTGTCGGCAAGCGTGCGGGTCATCATTACCTCGCGCAGGAGGAAATCAACCGCCTGATTGTTCAGTACGCGACGCAATACGGACATGTCGTCCGGCTGAAGGGCGGTGACCCGTTTGTGTTCGGGCGCGGTCACGAAGAGTTGACCTACGCACGCGAGCACGGACTGGAGGTCTCGGTAGTGCCGGGGATCAGCAGCGCGACGTCGCTGGCGGCCCTGCAAGAAGTGCCGCTGACCTGCCGGGGTGTGAACGAAAGCTTCTGGGTGCTGACCGGTACGACAAAAGCCGGTACGCTTTCGGAAGACGTTGCCCTGGCAGCCCGCTCGTCGGCAACGGTCATCGTGCTGATGGGCGTCAACAAGCTGACCGAAATTGCGGCGCAGTTCAGCACCCGCGGCAAAGGCGACCTTCCGGTGATGATCATCCAAAATGGAAGTCTACCCGACGAACGGGTGATACTGGGCACGGTCGACACGATCGTTTCGATCGCGCAAACTGAAGGCATCGGCTCACCGGCGATTCTGGTCTTTGGGCAGGTGGTGGCGCTTCATCCCAAATTTACCCTGGAGTACGCCCTTTCGTACGCACAACCCGCTTGA